A window of the Lolium perenne isolate Kyuss_39 chromosome 7, Kyuss_2.0, whole genome shotgun sequence genome harbors these coding sequences:
- the LOC127312893 gene encoding MADS-box transcription factor 16, with protein MGRGKIEIKRIENATNRQVTYSKRRSGIMKKAKELTVLCDAQVAIIMFSSTGKYHEFISSGSDIKGIFDRYQQALGTSLWTEQYENMQRTLSHLKDINRNLRTEIRQRMGEDLDVLEFDELRGLEQNVDAALKEVRQRKYHVITTQTETYKKKVKHSQEAYKNLQQELGMREDPAYGFVDNPAAGGWDGVAAVAMGGSSAADMYAFRVVPSQPNLHGMAYGGSHDLRLG; from the exons ATGGGGCGGGGCAAGATCGAGATCAAGCGGATCGAGAACGCGACCAACCGGCAGGTGACCTACTCCAAGCGCCGGTCGGGCATCATGAAGAAGGCCAAGGAGCTCACCGTCCTCTGCGACGCGCAGGTCGCCATCATCATGTTCTCCTCCACCGGCAAGTACCACGAGTTCATCAGCTCAGGCTCCGA CATCAAGGGGATCTTTGACCGCTACCAGCAGGCGCTCGGGACCAGCCTGTGGACCGAGCAGTATGAG AATATGCAGCGCACTCTCAGCCATCTCAAGGACATCAACCGGAACCTGCGCACCGAGATCAG GCAAAGGATGGGTGAAGATCTGGACGTGCTGGAGTTCGATGAGCTGCGCGGCCTTGAGCAAAATGTCGACGCCGCTCTCAAGGAGGTTCGCCAGAGGAAG TATCATGTGATCACCACGCAGACTGAAACCTACAAGAAGAAG GTGAAGCACTCCCAGGAGGCATACAAGAACCTGCAGCAGGAACTG GGCATGCGCGAGGACCCGGCGTATGGGTTTGTGGACAacccggcggcgggagggtgggaTGGTGTGGCGGCGGTGGCTATGGGCGGCAGCTCCGCGGCGGACATGTACGCGTTTCGCGTGGTGCCCAGCCAGCCAAACCTGCACGGCATGGCCTACGGCGGTTCCCACGACCTGCGTCTCGGTTGA